One part of the Streptomyces sp. NBC_00286 genome encodes these proteins:
- a CDS encoding ABC transporter substrate-binding protein produces MRRRTVALALGTVATMILTGCSAMSGDGGGGTVTLNMVESLTNPARTDLLKDLIADFEQQNPKIKVNLVSPPTEQADQKIQQMLQSGSGVDTLEVRDTTVGPWSNNGWLYDMKKDLTGWKGWEAMTENAVKASQDADGETYFVPYGFYGLSVFYRTDLIKEAGFSAPPATWDELLKQASAIHDPGKRRYGYAFRGGANANGNATAVIEAYVADEIDPANGFKLKDGSTIFSVPEALDAMETYLKLFKQASPKSSVSWGYPEMVEGFANGSTAFLLQDPEVIATVSESKAIAKDQWDTAPLVAGPSGKTVQPLATAGWGVADGSKNKAEAVKLVEFLSEGEASTTFTKKNSLVPILKSATEDPFYKTGPWSSYVTMTEQPEKYLNVSQPRGVAWWTEWQQKADADVQKMVLGKLTPKALLAGWDAYWTEKWQQEG; encoded by the coding sequence ATGAGAAGAAGGACGGTAGCTCTCGCCCTCGGCACAGTCGCCACGATGATACTGACTGGCTGCTCCGCCATGAGCGGCGATGGTGGTGGCGGAACGGTCACCCTCAACATGGTCGAGAGCCTGACGAACCCCGCCCGCACGGATCTGCTGAAGGACCTCATAGCGGACTTCGAACAGCAGAACCCCAAGATCAAGGTCAATCTGGTCTCGCCGCCCACCGAGCAGGCCGACCAGAAGATCCAGCAGATGCTCCAGTCCGGCAGTGGCGTGGACACCCTCGAAGTGCGGGACACCACCGTGGGCCCGTGGTCGAACAACGGCTGGCTCTACGACATGAAGAAGGACCTCACCGGCTGGAAGGGCTGGGAGGCCATGACGGAGAACGCCGTCAAGGCCTCCCAGGACGCCGACGGCGAGACCTACTTCGTCCCGTACGGCTTCTACGGCCTGAGCGTCTTCTACCGCACCGACCTGATCAAGGAGGCCGGCTTCAGCGCGCCGCCGGCCACCTGGGACGAGCTGCTGAAGCAGGCCTCCGCCATCCACGACCCGGGGAAGCGCCGCTACGGGTATGCCTTCCGCGGCGGGGCCAACGCCAACGGCAACGCCACCGCCGTCATCGAGGCGTACGTCGCCGACGAGATCGACCCCGCCAACGGCTTCAAGCTGAAGGACGGCAGCACGATCTTCTCCGTGCCCGAAGCCCTCGACGCCATGGAGACCTACCTCAAGCTCTTCAAGCAGGCGTCCCCGAAGTCGTCCGTGTCCTGGGGCTATCCGGAGATGGTCGAGGGCTTCGCCAACGGCTCCACGGCCTTCCTGCTCCAGGATCCCGAAGTGATCGCCACCGTCTCGGAGTCCAAGGCGATCGCGAAGGACCAGTGGGACACCGCCCCGCTGGTGGCAGGCCCCAGCGGCAAGACCGTCCAGCCGCTGGCCACCGCGGGATGGGGCGTCGCGGACGGCAGCAAGAACAAGGCCGAGGCCGTCAAGCTGGTCGAGTTCCTCTCCGAGGGCGAGGCGTCGACGACCTTCACCAAGAAGAACAGCCTGGTGCCGATCCTCAAGTCGGCCACCGAGGATCCGTTCTACAAGACCGGCCCCTGGTCCAGTTACGTCACCATGACGGAGCAGCCGGAGAAGTACCTCAACGTCAGTCAGCCGCGCGGCGTCGCCTGGTGGACCGAGTGGCAGCAGAAGGCCGACGCCGACGTGCAGAAGATGGTGCTCGGCAAGCTGACGCCCAAGGCGCTGCTGGCCGGCTGGGACGCGTACTGGACCGAGAAGTGGCAGCAGGAGGGCTAG